Proteins found in one Pelobacter seleniigenes DSM 18267 genomic segment:
- the ilvA gene encoding threonine ammonia-lyase, biosynthetic, producing MQEMIRHILTSRVYEAAVETPLEEATELSRELQNRILLKREDLQPVFSFKLRGAYNKIAQLSKEEQARGVIAASAGNHAQGVAFSAQKLGLKALIVMPATTPQIKIDAVKSYGAEVVLYGDNYSEAAERCAQILDETGMTYIHPFDDKQVIAGQGTIAYELLRQSPEKMDAVFVPVGGGGLISGIGAYLKALSPETRIIGVEPVDSDAMYQSLSAGKRITLQSVGIFADGVAVRQVGKLTYELCRKYVDDIIRVSTDELCGAIKSIYQATRSIVEPAGALGVAGLKQYVKNNSVNGQTLVAINSGANMNFERLRYVSERTMTGAGKESLLAVTIPEQPGALRYFCNNILHTLNITEFNYRLADRTRAQLFMGVSVGADETKKQFIERLNKEGYQTIDLTDNELAKTHLRYMIGGRSAEANRERLFRFWFPERPGALSRFLADMGADWNISLFHYRSQGGEFGRVLIGLEIPDNHEAALQQFLNRLGYHFVEESNDPAYKLFL from the coding sequence ATGCAGGAAATGATCCGTCACATCCTTACCTCAAGGGTCTATGAAGCGGCAGTGGAAACCCCATTGGAGGAAGCCACCGAATTGTCCCGCGAACTGCAGAATCGCATCCTTTTGAAACGGGAAGACCTGCAGCCAGTGTTTTCCTTCAAGCTGCGCGGCGCCTACAACAAAATTGCCCAGTTATCCAAGGAAGAACAGGCCCGCGGCGTGATTGCCGCTTCTGCCGGCAACCATGCCCAAGGTGTTGCTTTTTCAGCGCAAAAACTCGGCCTGAAGGCACTTATCGTGATGCCCGCGACCACGCCGCAAATCAAAATCGACGCGGTCAAATCCTATGGTGCAGAAGTTGTGCTTTACGGTGACAATTATTCCGAGGCCGCTGAGCGCTGCGCGCAAATATTGGACGAAACCGGGATGACCTATATCCACCCGTTTGACGACAAACAGGTCATTGCCGGACAGGGCACCATCGCTTATGAATTGTTGCGGCAAAGCCCGGAGAAAATGGACGCCGTCTTCGTTCCCGTCGGCGGCGGCGGCCTCATTTCCGGAATCGGCGCCTATTTAAAAGCCCTCTCCCCCGAGACCAGAATCATCGGTGTCGAACCTGTCGACAGCGATGCCATGTATCAATCGCTCAGTGCCGGCAAGCGGATCACTCTACAATCGGTGGGCATATTTGCCGATGGCGTTGCCGTCCGTCAGGTCGGCAAGCTGACCTATGAGTTATGCCGTAAATATGTCGATGACATCATCAGGGTCAGCACCGATGAACTGTGTGGTGCGATCAAATCGATTTACCAGGCCACCCGCTCGATCGTTGAACCCGCCGGGGCGTTGGGCGTCGCCGGGCTGAAACAGTATGTCAAAAACAACTCCGTCAACGGACAAACCCTGGTCGCTATTAACTCCGGTGCCAATATGAATTTCGAGCGCCTGCGTTATGTCTCGGAGCGTACCATGACCGGCGCCGGGAAAGAATCCCTCCTTGCCGTCACCATTCCAGAACAGCCGGGTGCGCTGCGTTATTTCTGCAACAATATTCTGCATACCCTGAATATTACCGAATTCAACTACCGTCTGGCTGACCGGACTCGGGCTCAACTGTTCATGGGAGTCTCCGTTGGTGCCGATGAAACAAAAAAACAATTTATCGAACGGCTCAATAAAGAAGGCTATCAGACCATTGACCTGACCGACAATGAATTGGCCAAAACGCACCTTCGCTACATGATCGGCGGTCGTTCCGCAGAAGCGAACCGGGAACGGCTGTTCCGGTTCTGGTTTCCGGAGAGGCCGGGAGCACTGTCCCGCTTTCTGGCAGACATGGGTGCAGACTGGAATATTTCGTTGTTTCATTACCGCAGCCAAGGCGGTGAGTTCGGCCGGGTTCTCATCGGGCTCGAGATACCCGACAACCACGAAGCAGCCTTACAACAGTTTCTCAATCGGCTCGGCTACCACTTTGTAGAAGAGAGCAACGATCCGGCCTATAAATTGTTTTTATAA